A window of Cheilinus undulatus linkage group 1, ASM1832078v1, whole genome shotgun sequence contains these coding sequences:
- the LOC121510343 gene encoding vitamin D 25-hydroxylase translates to MVSIKPPALVPVSCAQALLSVGCVAVALLAFLLVRQLVKQRRPPGFPPGPSPIPVIGNIFSLATEPHVFLKKQSEVHGQILSLDLGGILAVVLNGYDSVRECLYHQSEVFADRPSLPLFKKMTKMGGLLNCKYGKGWIEHRKLACNSFRYFGSGQRQFERKISEECMFLVDAIDEHKGKPFNPKHLVTNAVSNITNLIIFGQRFTYDDSNFRHMIEIFSENVELAVSGWALLYNAFPWIEYVPFGKHQKLFRNAAEVYDFLLEVIKGFSQGRVPHVPRHYVDAYLDELEQNVGDPSCSFSYENLIYSVGELIIAGTETTTNTLRWAMLYMALYPNIQERVHKEIDSVLTNGRAPTLEDKQKMPYVEAVLHEVLRFCNIVPLGIFRATSQDAKVNGYTIPKGTTVITNLYSVHFDEKYWTDPGIFLPQRFLDSNGNFVRREAFLPFSMGRRHCLGEQLARMEMFLFFTTLLQRFHLQFPPGTVPTVTPKLGMTLQPKPYSICAIRRQQKSSCSGHTPYCK, encoded by the exons ATGGTTTCTATTAAACCTCCGGCTCTGGTGCCGGTTTCCTGCGCGCAGGCTCTGCTCAGTGTGGGCTGCGTGGCTGTCGCCCTCCTCGCCTTCCTGCTGGTTCGTCAGCTCGTCAAGCAGAGAAGACCCCCGGGATTTCCTCCTGGTCCATCTCCCATCCCTGTTATAggaaacattttttctctgGCCACCGAGCCGCACGTCTTTCTCAAGAAGCAGAGTGAAGTTCATGGACAG ATTTTAAGTCTTGACCTTGGCGGCATCTTGGCTGTAGTATTAAATGGCTATGACTCAGTGAGGGAATGCCTTTACCATCAGAGTGAGGTGTTTGCTGATCGCCCATCGCTGCCTCTGTTcaagaaaatgaccaaaatgggAG GGCTTCTTAATTGTAAATATGGCAAAGGCTGGATCGAGCACCGTAAACTGGCTTGCAACTCTTTCCGATACTTCGGCAGCGGCCAGAGACAGTTTGAAAGGAAGATCTCAGAGGAATGCATGTTCCTAGTCGATGCCATTGACGAACACAAGGGAAAGCCCTTCAATCCTAAGCACCTTGTGACCAACGCTGTGTCCAACATCACCAACCTGATCATTTTTGGACAGCGTTTCACCTACGACGACAGCAACTTTCGGCACATGATCGAGATATTCAGTGAAAACGTGGAGCTAGCTGTTAGCGGCTGGGCCCTCCTCTATAACGCTTTCCCTTGGATTGAGTATGTGCCCTTTGGGAAGCACCAGAAGCTTTTCCGCAATGCTGCTGAGGTGTACGACTTTCTACTGGAGGTCATCAAGGGTTTTTCTCAGGGCAGGGTGCCACATGTTCCTCGCCACTATGTTGATGCCTATTTGGATGAGTTGGAGCAGAATGTAGGTGACCCCAGTTGCTCTTTCTCCTATGAGAACCTCATCTATTCAGTAGGAGAGCTCATTATAGCTGGCACAGAGACCACAACTAACACACTGCGCTGGGCCATGCTCTATATGGCTCTTTACCCCAACATTCAAG AGAGGGTGCACAAGGAGATCGACAGTGTCCTGACCAATGGACGGGCGCCCACATTAGAAGATAAACAGAAGATGCCATATGTGGAGGCAGTTCTGCACGAGGTCCTCCGCTTCTGTAACATCGTCCCACTAGGCATTTTCCGTGCCACCTCCCAGGATGCAAAAGTCAATGGATACACAATTCCCAAAGGCACCACGGTGATCACAAACCTGTACTCTGTGCACTTCGATGAGAAGTACTGGACAGATCCAGGCATCTTCTTACCACAGAGGTTCCTGGACAGCAATGGCAACTTTGTAAGGCGTGAAGCCTTCCTGCCATTCTCTATGG GGAGGCGTCACTGCCTTGGCGAACAGCTGGCCAGGATGGAGATGTTCCTCTTCTTCACCACTTTGTTGCAGAGGTTTCATCTCCAGTTCCCTCCAGGAACAGTCCCCACTGTCACTCCCAAACTTGGCATGACCCTGCAGCCCAAACCTTACTCCATCTGTGCCATCCGCAGGCAGCAGAAAAGCTCCTGCTCAGGACACACTCCTTATTGCAAGTAG